The Niastella koreensis GR20-10 genome includes a window with the following:
- a CDS encoding SMP-30/gluconolactonase/LRE family protein translates to MMRSILFIMCCYVGVVSCNKLPCEPKMPRLTTVFKDDTFQLTGVAISPEGRLFTNYPLWSDIYKYAVVEVNGKVSDLKTDDQWMAKAPYPNLYMNSSKISDGGKDKWVCVQSVVTDEDNNLWVVDPASPKMAGVYNNSHKLVKINLNNNTIERTWLFAGITDAQSYINDVRIDNQRQYAYLTNSSEGGIVVVNLASGYSRQVLHDHYSTQSDPDFKFIIDGHELMKNGQPVKINSDGIALTPDGDWLYYKPLTDDKLYRIRTEYLRDETMSSAQLGSKVEDLGHFATTDGMIFDHKGNLYMGDMRTYSILRITPELKMETVIVDANLIWPDSYSISKDGWLYISCSQIQKQPEYNDGVNKRTDPYAIYKLKVE, encoded by the coding sequence ATGATGCGTTCAATTTTATTCATAATGTGTTGTTATGTAGGTGTGGTTTCGTGCAATAAATTACCCTGTGAGCCGAAAATGCCACGATTGACAACTGTTTTTAAAGACGATACCTTCCAACTAACCGGTGTGGCCATTTCGCCCGAAGGACGATTGTTCACCAATTATCCGTTGTGGTCAGACATATATAAATATGCCGTTGTGGAAGTAAATGGTAAAGTAAGCGATCTTAAAACAGATGATCAGTGGATGGCTAAGGCGCCCTATCCCAACCTGTATATGAACAGCTCTAAGATCAGTGACGGGGGTAAAGACAAATGGGTTTGTGTACAGTCGGTTGTTACCGATGAAGATAATAATTTGTGGGTGGTTGACCCGGCCTCGCCAAAAATGGCCGGTGTATACAACAACAGCCATAAACTGGTTAAAATAAATCTCAACAACAACACGATTGAAAGAACCTGGTTATTTGCCGGTATCACCGATGCTCAAAGTTACATCAATGATGTTCGCATCGATAACCAGCGGCAGTACGCTTATCTCACCAACAGCAGTGAAGGTGGCATTGTAGTGGTGAACCTGGCCAGTGGTTATTCAAGGCAGGTACTGCACGACCATTACTCCACCCAAAGCGATCCTGACTTCAAGTTCATCATCGATGGTCATGAACTGATGAAGAACGGCCAGCCGGTAAAGATCAATTCGGATGGCATTGCGTTAACACCGGATGGCGACTGGTTGTATTACAAACCGCTTACCGATGACAAACTGTACCGCATCCGTACTGAATACCTGCGCGATGAAACCATGAGCAGCGCCCAACTGGGCAGCAAGGTGGAAGACCTGGGTCATTTTGCCACTACCGACGGAATGATCTTTGACCATAAAGGCAATCTGTACATGGGCGATATGCGCACCTATTCCATTTTGCGGATCACCCCCGAGCTGAAAATGGAAACCGTTATTGTCGATGCCAACCTCATCTGGCCCGACAGCTATTCGATATCGAAAGACGGATGGTTGTACATCAGTTGTTCTCAGATCCAAAAACAACCGGAGTATAACGACGGCGTGAACAAACGTACCGATCCTTATGCCATTTACAAACTGAAGGTTGAATAA
- the glgX gene encoding glycogen debranching protein GlgX, whose product MIAEKRSGTRLSLESVFSGIYPGKAFPLGATYDGKGVNFSIYSEHAEEVELCLFENLDSKTEFVKIKLKEREHSIWHVYIADLKPGQLYGYRVSGPYDPNDGKRFNPNKLLLDPYAKAISGTIDWHDSVFSYKIGGDDLNLNGTDSAPYVPRSVVINPQYDWENVQQPKIPYDQTVIYELHVKEFTKLNPDVPENLQGTYAGLAHPATIDYFKKLGITAIELMPVHHFVTDRHLVEKGLTNFWGYNTIGFFAPDVRYSSGGVKGEQVTEFKNMVKELHKAGIEVILDVVYNHTAEGNHLGPTLSFKGIDNEAYYRLTEDKRYYMDYTGTGNTLNAYLPGVLRLIMDSLRYWITEMQVDGFRFDLAATLARELHDVNYLSAFFEIIYQDPVISQAKLIAEPWDVGEGGYQVGKFPPGWAEWNGKYRDCMRDYWRGGDSMLHEFAERFTGSADLYKSDYRSPTASINFITAHDGFTLNDLVSYNDRHNEANGEDNKDGDQQNHSWNCGAEGPTDNKDINDLRERQKRNLLTTLLLSQGVPMILSGDEISRTKHGNNNSYCQDNEISWIDWEKADTSLLEFTRQLIFWRRNHPVFCRRRWFRGHLIKESNLKDIEWFLPDGTALKDDNYSSDVARLLGIYLNGADLDMTSPLGEKITDDNFYIIFNCTAEPVSFKLPPANYAECWKEVINTVSAAINEEGAMHNAGDTVTAAGRSVILLHCPNTMESK is encoded by the coding sequence ATGATTGCGGAAAAAAGATCAGGGACAAGACTGTCCCTTGAATCGGTATTTTCAGGCATTTATCCCGGTAAGGCCTTTCCACTTGGCGCTACCTACGATGGAAAGGGAGTTAATTTTTCCATTTACAGCGAACATGCTGAAGAAGTGGAACTATGCCTGTTCGAAAACCTGGATAGTAAAACAGAGTTTGTAAAAATAAAACTCAAGGAGCGGGAACATTCCATCTGGCATGTGTATATAGCCGATCTGAAACCCGGGCAGTTATATGGTTACCGGGTTAGCGGACCGTATGACCCAAATGATGGCAAACGGTTCAACCCAAATAAACTCCTGCTGGACCCTTATGCCAAGGCTATTTCAGGGACTATCGACTGGCACGACAGTGTGTTTAGTTACAAAATAGGTGGCGATGACTTAAACCTGAATGGCACCGATAGTGCACCCTATGTGCCCCGCTCGGTGGTAATTAACCCGCAGTATGATTGGGAAAATGTACAACAGCCCAAAATACCATACGATCAAACGGTGATCTATGAGCTGCATGTAAAGGAATTTACCAAACTGAACCCTGATGTACCGGAAAATTTACAGGGTACGTATGCGGGGCTGGCGCATCCGGCGACGATAGACTATTTTAAAAAACTGGGCATTACCGCCATAGAACTGATGCCGGTACATCATTTTGTGACCGACCGCCACCTGGTTGAAAAGGGACTGACGAATTTCTGGGGCTATAACACCATTGGTTTTTTTGCGCCCGATGTACGGTATTCCTCCGGCGGGGTAAAAGGCGAACAGGTAACCGAATTTAAAAATATGGTGAAGGAGCTGCACAAGGCCGGTATTGAAGTAATACTCGATGTGGTGTATAACCATACGGCCGAAGGAAATCACCTGGGGCCCACGTTATCGTTCAAAGGCATCGACAACGAAGCCTATTACCGCCTTACAGAAGACAAGCGTTATTATATGGACTATACCGGCACCGGTAATACGCTGAATGCGTATTTGCCTGGGGTGCTGCGGCTGATCATGGACAGTCTGCGTTACTGGATTACCGAAATGCAGGTGGATGGTTTCCGCTTTGACCTGGCAGCCACGCTTGCCCGTGAGTTGCACGACGTTAACTACCTGAGCGCCTTTTTTGAAATTATTTACCAGGATCCGGTGATCTCGCAGGCAAAACTGATAGCTGAACCCTGGGATGTGGGGGAAGGCGGTTACCAGGTAGGCAAGTTTCCACCCGGCTGGGCCGAATGGAACGGCAAGTACCGGGATTGTATGCGCGATTACTGGCGTGGCGGCGACAGCATGCTGCATGAATTTGCCGAACGGTTTACCGGCAGCGCCGACCTGTATAAAAGCGATTACCGGTCGCCTACGGCCAGTATCAATTTTATAACCGCGCACGACGGCTTTACGCTTAACGACCTGGTGTCTTATAACGACCGGCATAATGAGGCCAACGGGGAAGACAATAAAGACGGCGATCAGCAAAACCACTCCTGGAATTGCGGAGCTGAAGGGCCAACGGACAATAAAGACATCAACGACCTGCGCGAACGGCAAAAGCGAAACCTGCTTACAACGTTACTATTATCGCAGGGGGTGCCTATGATCCTGAGTGGGGATGAAATAAGCCGCACCAAACATGGAAATAACAACTCCTATTGCCAGGACAATGAGATTTCCTGGATAGACTGGGAAAAAGCAGATACAAGCCTGCTGGAGTTTACGCGGCAGTTGATCTTCTGGCGCCGGAACCACCCGGTGTTTTGCCGCAGGCGCTGGTTCAGGGGACATTTAATTAAGGAAAGTAACCTGAAAGATATAGAATGGTTTTTACCCGATGGCACGGCGTTGAAAGATGATAATTATTCATCGGATGTGGCGCGCCTGCTGGGCATTTACCTGAATGGCGCCGACCTGGACATGACCAGCCCGTTGGGCGAAAAGATCACCGATGATAATTTTTACATCATTTTTAATTGTACGGCAGAGCCGGTTTCTTTTAAATTACCACCGGCCAATTACGCCGAATGCTGGAAGGAAGTGATCAACACCGTTAGTGCTGCCATAAACGAGGAAGGGGCCATGCATAACGCCGGCGATACGGTTACGGCAGCCGGCCGTTCGGTTATTCTGTTGCATTGTCCCAATACAATGGAGTCCAAATGA
- the treY gene encoding malto-oligosyltrehalose synthase: MRIPVATYRLQLNAHFNFKQVEEILAYLHELGITAIYASPFFSAPAGGMHGYDVSDPYSLNTEIGTIDQLQRINMELQQKGMTWLQDVVPNHMVFAMSNNRLADVLERGEYSPYYNWFDIDWNHPDPLLHGKLMVPFLGKPLPECLQQQEITIDLGPEGFVIKYGDTKYPLSIGAYEPLLALLHQEDIMQLLQQLRAEAVQGWPLSSWREIKTGLVQTFLGKEQAVLEVRRLLTVINSDARALDNILQRQYYQLCFWQKANQLINFRRFFAVSELISLNMASEEVFYEYHQLLHNLYRQKLVHGLRIDHIDGLEKPVEYLHRLRQFFGNDCYIVVEKILEQGEHLGGNWPVQGTTGYEFTSQVSWLLTNSEGARQLKHYYTTLFPGMPDYKTITFEKKRSFLEKYLGGEWNNLVRSLYTLQLVPETMMPDEIKQALALFMCCMPVYRLYPGEEAPHSNPQDLIKETFEEAKARGPEWAAPLQVLQTIWDFDATDNGINLRRLEFQKRLMQFTGPLMAKGVEDTTFYVYNALLGHNEVGDTPDIENYTIQDFHQWVQQRQQQFPFSLNTTSTHDTKRGEDGRLRVNALTWFTIEWQQVNEHWRLINAPCKESRDGKPMPAGEDEYFIYQSLIAGFPADEQVTEEYVERLKAYYIKSVREAKLFTTWQEPDSTYEEAGCRFIEKILAPEHNFLKSFLPFFKKIRDAAQQLSVTQTLVKITAPGIPDTYQGSEGWDTSYVDPDNRRPVDYGFFKQALKEIKEREQQGTAEVLKYISSKKTEGLEKFYVTWKALQCRRQLAAVFLHGSYIPLQTPAECGIIAYIRQYKNEWVLVIAPVSVRVTNTNCSITLPANAPIKWKHVFTGETMEAAGDLPIHTIFNNFPVSLLTGEVK; this comes from the coding sequence ATGAGAATACCAGTTGCTACATACCGGTTACAGTTAAATGCCCATTTTAATTTTAAACAGGTAGAGGAGATACTAGCTTACTTACACGAGCTGGGTATTACTGCCATTTATGCAAGCCCGTTCTTTTCAGCGCCTGCCGGCGGTATGCATGGGTACGATGTGTCCGATCCCTATAGCCTGAATACTGAAATTGGCACCATCGACCAGTTGCAACGGATCAATATGGAGCTACAGCAAAAAGGCATGACCTGGCTGCAGGATGTAGTGCCCAACCATATGGTTTTTGCCATGAGCAATAACCGCCTGGCCGATGTGCTGGAACGGGGCGAATATTCACCCTATTATAATTGGTTCGATATAGACTGGAACCATCCCGATCCCTTATTGCATGGCAAACTGATGGTGCCCTTTTTGGGAAAGCCATTACCGGAATGTTTACAACAGCAGGAAATTACGATAGACCTGGGGCCGGAAGGTTTTGTGATAAAGTATGGGGATACCAAATACCCGCTTTCCATTGGGGCCTATGAGCCGTTGCTGGCTCTTTTACACCAGGAGGATATTATGCAATTACTGCAGCAACTGCGTGCAGAAGCGGTGCAGGGGTGGCCATTGTCTTCCTGGCGCGAAATAAAGACCGGACTGGTACAAACATTTCTTGGCAAAGAGCAGGCAGTATTGGAAGTGCGCAGGCTGCTTACCGTAATAAACAGCGATGCGCGGGCCCTGGATAATATTTTACAAAGGCAATATTACCAGCTTTGTTTTTGGCAAAAGGCCAACCAACTGATCAACTTCCGCCGCTTTTTTGCCGTTAGTGAACTCATTTCACTGAACATGGCCAGTGAAGAGGTTTTTTACGAATACCACCAGCTGTTACACAATTTGTACCGGCAAAAACTGGTGCATGGGTTACGGATAGATCATATAGACGGACTGGAGAAGCCGGTTGAATATTTACACCGGCTGAGGCAATTCTTTGGAAACGATTGTTATATAGTAGTGGAAAAGATCCTGGAGCAGGGCGAGCACCTGGGTGGTAACTGGCCCGTACAGGGTACTACGGGATATGAATTTACTTCGCAGGTAAGCTGGTTGCTTACCAATAGTGAAGGCGCCCGGCAGTTGAAGCACTACTATACTACGCTTTTTCCCGGTATGCCGGATTACAAAACCATTACGTTTGAAAAGAAGCGCAGCTTCCTGGAGAAGTACCTGGGCGGTGAGTGGAATAACCTGGTAAGAAGTTTATACACGCTGCAACTGGTGCCGGAAACGATGATGCCCGATGAAATAAAACAGGCCCTGGCCCTGTTCATGTGCTGTATGCCGGTATACCGGTTGTACCCTGGTGAAGAGGCCCCCCACAGCAATCCGCAGGACCTGATCAAAGAAACCTTTGAAGAAGCGAAAGCAAGAGGACCGGAATGGGCAGCCCCCTTGCAGGTATTACAAACCATCTGGGATTTTGATGCAACAGATAATGGAATTAATTTACGGCGCCTGGAGTTTCAAAAACGCCTCATGCAGTTTACCGGCCCGCTTATGGCCAAGGGCGTGGAGGATACTACCTTTTACGTATACAACGCGCTATTAGGGCACAACGAAGTGGGCGATACGCCGGATATAGAAAATTATACTATCCAGGACTTTCATCAATGGGTGCAACAGCGGCAGCAACAATTCCCGTTTTCATTGAATACCACTTCCACCCACGATACCAAACGTGGGGAAGATGGCCGTTTGCGGGTGAATGCGCTCACCTGGTTTACCATTGAGTGGCAGCAGGTGAATGAACACTGGCGGTTAATTAATGCACCCTGTAAAGAAAGCCGGGATGGTAAGCCGATGCCGGCAGGTGAAGATGAGTATTTTATTTATCAGTCGTTGATAGCCGGTTTTCCTGCCGATGAACAGGTAACTGAGGAATATGTGGAAAGGTTAAAAGCCTATTACATAAAATCGGTACGGGAAGCCAAACTGTTTACCACCTGGCAGGAACCCGATTCAACGTATGAAGAGGCAGGTTGCCGGTTCATTGAAAAGATCCTGGCGCCGGAGCATAATTTTCTAAAAAGCTTTCTGCCGTTCTTTAAAAAAATCCGGGACGCTGCACAGCAACTGTCAGTAACCCAAACCCTGGTAAAGATCACAGCGCCCGGCATTCCGGATACATACCAGGGCAGTGAAGGCTGGGATACCAGTTATGTAGATCCCGATAACCGCCGCCCGGTTGATTATGGGTTTTTCAAACAGGCTTTAAAGGAGATCAAAGAACGGGAACAGCAGGGTACAGCGGAGGTGTTGAAATATATTTCGTCGAAAAAGACGGAAGGCCTGGAAAAATTTTATGTTACCTGGAAGGCGCTGCAATGCCGGCGGCAACTGGCGGCAGTCTTTTTGCATGGAAGTTATATACCCTTACAAACTCCGGCTGAGTGTGGAATTATTGCCTACATAAGGCAGTATAAAAATGAGTGGGTGCTGGTTATTGCACCAGTCTCGGTTCGGGTAACCAATACCAATTGTTCTATAACCCTGCCAGCCAATGCGCCCATAAAATGGAAACATGTTTTTACCGGCGAAACAATGGAAGCTGCAGGTGATTTACCAATACATACCATTTTCAACAATTTCCCGGTTTCATTGCTCACCGGAGAAGTTAAATAA
- the treZ gene encoding malto-oligosyltrehalose trehalohydrolase translates to MHTTYIPIGPSLAKNGQCTFTVWAPVCNAVQLVLGSSPTLPWQMEKGEEGYWTVTIDKVTPGMQYWYKLDNELQRADPAARYQPQGVHGPSEVTDTSFNWTDDDWQGMELAEMVLYELHTGTFTAAGNFQGIISKLDHLQTLGITAIELLPIAQFPGHHNWGYDGVFPFAIHKDYGTANDLKQLVNAAHQRGIAVILDVVYNHLGPEGNYLQDFAPYFTEKYKLFWGGAINFDGQWCDGVRNYFIQNALMWLDEFQIDGLRLDAVHGIFDSSATHIMEELTAQVRLLEQRAQRRKILIAEFDLNNPRYISPVAQGGYGMDAQWVDEFHHALHGAITGEQTGYYEDFGPLEDLARSLQHSYVYTGQFSKHRKRHFGREPVNTGYNQFIAFVQNHDQVGNRLLGDRLSTMLSPEGLKVAAATLMLSPHVPLLFMGEEYGEKNPFLYFTSHSDEELIKNLREGRRKEFAVFNWEGEVPDPQDEAIFRQSKLSWQIDEVPGLFRLYKYLIAFRKERQALYNFRRDDAVRNIRVQNKVLRFERHGNEEVLIICLNLGREPENIQFEKACTKIFDTSDVEWHGPGSLAPAVVQPEQPFLINPFSAIVFELTNKPEE, encoded by the coding sequence TTGCATACTACCTATATCCCTATCGGCCCTTCGCTTGCAAAAAATGGACAGTGTACCTTTACTGTTTGGGCGCCTGTATGTAATGCTGTGCAATTGGTTTTAGGATCTTCGCCCACGCTTCCCTGGCAAATGGAAAAAGGGGAAGAAGGTTACTGGACGGTGACTATCGACAAAGTAACACCAGGTATGCAATACTGGTATAAGTTGGATAATGAATTGCAGCGTGCCGATCCGGCTGCGCGCTACCAACCACAGGGCGTGCATGGCCCTTCTGAAGTAACAGATACCTCATTTAACTGGACAGATGATGACTGGCAGGGTATGGAGCTGGCGGAGATGGTGTTGTATGAACTGCATACCGGCACCTTTACTGCGGCCGGTAATTTCCAGGGCATCATCAGTAAACTCGATCATCTGCAAACATTAGGTATAACAGCCATTGAACTGTTGCCCATTGCCCAGTTTCCGGGGCACCATAACTGGGGTTACGATGGGGTGTTCCCATTTGCTATTCATAAAGACTATGGCACGGCTAACGATCTGAAGCAGCTGGTGAATGCCGCCCATCAGCGGGGCATAGCCGTTATTTTGGATGTGGTATATAATCATCTGGGGCCCGAGGGCAATTACCTGCAGGACTTTGCCCCTTACTTCACTGAAAAATATAAATTGTTCTGGGGCGGCGCCATCAATTTTGATGGCCAGTGGTGTGATGGTGTTCGCAATTATTTTATTCAGAACGCCCTGATGTGGCTGGATGAATTTCAAATAGACGGGTTGCGGCTGGATGCGGTGCATGGCATTTTCGACAGCAGTGCCACGCATATTATGGAGGAACTGACTGCCCAGGTAAGGCTGCTGGAACAGCGTGCACAAAGAAGAAAGATCCTGATCGCGGAATTTGATCTCAACAATCCGCGGTATATTTCACCGGTTGCCCAGGGCGGTTATGGCATGGATGCGCAGTGGGTAGATGAATTTCATCATGCGTTGCATGGGGCCATCACCGGGGAGCAAACGGGGTATTATGAAGACTTTGGCCCGCTGGAAGACCTGGCCCGAAGCCTGCAACATTCATATGTATATACCGGGCAATTTTCCAAACACCGCAAAAGGCATTTCGGCAGGGAGCCTGTAAATACAGGTTACAATCAATTCATAGCTTTTGTGCAGAACCACGACCAGGTAGGCAACCGCCTGCTGGGCGACCGCCTAAGTACAATGTTGTCGCCGGAAGGATTGAAAGTTGCTGCTGCCACGCTTATGTTGTCGCCGCATGTACCCCTGTTGTTTATGGGCGAAGAATACGGCGAAAAAAATCCCTTCCTGTATTTTACCAGTCATTCAGATGAAGAACTGATAAAAAATTTACGGGAAGGCCGGCGTAAGGAGTTTGCCGTGTTTAACTGGGAAGGCGAAGTGCCCGACCCCCAGGATGAAGCCATCTTCCGCCAGTCGAAATTAAGCTGGCAGATTGATGAAGTACCGGGTTTGTTCAGGTTATATAAATACCTGATCGCCTTCAGGAAAGAGCGGCAGGCCCTGTATAATTTCCGGCGTGATGATGCGGTGCGGAACATCCGCGTTCAAAACAAGGTACTGCGTTTTGAACGGCATGGCAATGAAGAAGTGCTTATCATTTGTTTGAACCTGGGCAGAGAACCTGAAAATATTCAGTTTGAAAAAGCCTGCACCAAAATTTTCGATACCTCCGATGTAGAATGGCATGGCCCCGGCAGCCTGGCGCCAGCCGTGGTGCAGCCGGAACAACCCTTTCTGATAAACCCATTTTCGGCCATTGTTTTTGAACTAACCAATAAGCCGGAAGAATAA
- a CDS encoding FAD-dependent oxidoreductase: MIKRDGAMPSLWQQTVEPLPFNNEAPAGNYDVVIVGAGITGISLALRLQTAGLQCLVLEAHNCCFGTTGGTTAHLNTMLDTPYTTIIKHVGEDGAKLVAQSVKEAIHHIEKNIETYQADCGFERTAAYLFAQNVQQEKELQDIVTACEKVSVPVHYSNNIPLNIPFTKAIEIPAQAKFSPVQYVYGLAKAFIAAGGRIIEQTAVTGYTHRTDEVVQQEIIEVQTDAGYSYVTNKLVFATHIPPGVNVLHMRCAPYRSYAMAVKLNGPYPDELCYDMYDPYHYYRTQLIDGEPYFIIGGEDHKTGHEDNTAACFNKLEAHAKKYFNVESITHKWSSQYYEPADGLPYIGELPGARPNVYVATGYGGNGMVYSQVATILLTDLITTGASAYASLYNPNRIAPVAGFANFIKENADVIKNLVSGLVTRTQLESLSGLAHNEGRVVVFEGHKIAMYKDGNGNLHVLNPTCTHLKCSVSWNAAELSWDCPCHGARYSIDGVVLNGPANMDLKKIELKND, from the coding sequence ATGATTAAAAGAGATGGTGCAATGCCCAGTTTATGGCAACAAACGGTAGAACCACTGCCCTTCAATAATGAAGCGCCGGCCGGCAATTACGATGTGGTTATCGTTGGCGCCGGCATCACCGGTATCAGCCTGGCCCTGCGCTTGCAAACTGCAGGACTGCAATGCCTGGTACTGGAAGCACATAATTGCTGTTTTGGCACAACGGGTGGCACCACGGCCCATTTGAATACGATGCTTGATACGCCCTACACCACCATTATAAAACATGTTGGGGAAGATGGCGCCAAACTGGTGGCGCAAAGCGTTAAGGAAGCCATTCACCATATTGAAAAGAATATAGAAACGTACCAGGCAGATTGTGGTTTTGAAAGAACGGCCGCTTACCTGTTTGCGCAGAACGTGCAACAGGAAAAGGAATTACAGGATATAGTAACTGCCTGTGAAAAAGTGAGCGTACCGGTGCATTATTCAAACAATATCCCTCTAAATATACCCTTTACAAAAGCGATCGAAATACCGGCACAGGCAAAGTTCAGCCCGGTACAATATGTATACGGGCTGGCAAAAGCATTTATTGCTGCAGGCGGCCGCATCATAGAGCAAACGGCGGTTACCGGTTATACCCATAGAACAGATGAGGTGGTTCAACAGGAAATCATTGAAGTGCAAACAGATGCTGGTTACAGCTATGTAACCAATAAACTGGTATTCGCAACGCATATCCCTCCGGGAGTAAATGTGCTGCATATGCGTTGTGCACCCTACCGGTCATACGCCATGGCGGTTAAGTTGAATGGCCCCTATCCTGATGAATTGTGTTATGATATGTATGATCCCTATCATTATTACCGCACACAGTTGATAGATGGCGAACCCTATTTTATTATAGGTGGCGAAGATCATAAAACCGGTCATGAAGACAATACCGCTGCCTGTTTTAATAAACTGGAAGCGCATGCCAAAAAGTATTTCAATGTAGAAAGTATTACACATAAGTGGTCTTCCCAATATTATGAACCGGCGGATGGATTGCCTTATATCGGTGAGTTACCGGGGGCGCGGCCCAATGTATATGTGGCCACAGGCTATGGCGGCAATGGCATGGTATATAGCCAGGTAGCCACTATACTGTTAACTGACCTTATAACAACCGGCGCCAGTGCGTATGCATCGTTGTACAATCCTAACAGGATAGCCCCGGTGGCGGGTTTTGCGAATTTTATAAAGGAGAACGCCGATGTAATAAAGAACCTGGTAAGCGGGTTGGTAACACGCACCCAGCTGGAGTCTTTGAGTGGCCTGGCCCATAATGAAGGAAGGGTAGTGGTGTTTGAAGGACATAAAATTGCCATGTATAAAGACGGCAATGGCAACCTGCATGTACTGAACCCTACCTGCACGCATTTAAAATGCAGTGTGTCGTGGAATGCAGCCGAGTTGTCGTGGGATTGTCCCTGCCATGGTGCCCGGTATTCCATTGATGGAGTTGTGCTGAATGGGCCGGCGAATATGGACCTGAAAAAGATTGAATTAAAGAACGATTAA
- a CDS encoding DUF421 domain-containing protein, with translation MDWVLQLFGQGKDLTALQMSMRGIVVFVLALALIRISGRRSFGLHTPLDNIITILLGAVLSRTVVGASPFVPVIICCLVIVLIHRLLGALVSRNERLGNFIEGKKMLLFKDGHFIDDNMKRAQVCKENIMQGIRESALTDDLSKIERVYMERNGVISVIKKQ, from the coding sequence ATGGATTGGGTTTTACAATTGTTTGGACAGGGTAAAGACCTCACGGCCCTTCAAATGAGTATGCGGGGCATTGTAGTGTTTGTACTGGCGCTTGCACTCATTCGCATTTCAGGCAGGCGATCCTTTGGGTTGCATACCCCACTTGATAACATCATTACCATATTGCTGGGCGCCGTTTTAAGCAGGACCGTAGTGGGGGCTTCGCCGTTTGTTCCCGTTATTATCTGTTGCCTGGTGATCGTATTGATTCACCGGTTACTGGGTGCGCTTGTTTCCCGTAACGAAAGGTTGGGCAACTTTATAGAAGGTAAGAAAATGTTGCTGTTTAAAGATGGCCATTTCATCGACGACAATATGAAGCGGGCGCAGGTGTGTAAGGAGAATATCATGCAGGGGATCAGGGAATCGGCACTGACAGATGATCTGAGTAAAATTGAACGGGTGTATATGGAAAGGAACGGAGTTATAAGTGTAATAAAAAAACAATAA
- a CDS encoding inorganic diphosphatase, with product MQTIEVVIESPRATQAKFKFDPKSKLFKLSRLLPLGMVFPYDFGFIPGTVGEDGDPLDALVLSEFGSFTGAHLTCRVIGALKAVQGKEGKKGVRNDRYFCIPAGSITYSTIENIDQLGKEHHKQIEEFFINYNKVDGKIFSCLGTADAEKAIKMIKKGSR from the coding sequence ATGCAAACCATTGAAGTCGTTATAGAATCGCCCCGTGCTACCCAGGCCAAGTTCAAGTTTGATCCCAAATCAAAACTCTTTAAACTCTCCCGGCTGCTGCCATTGGGCATGGTGTTCCCCTACGATTTTGGATTTATTCCCGGTACGGTTGGTGAAGATGGCGATCCGCTGGATGCGCTGGTACTGTCTGAGTTTGGCAGTTTTACCGGGGCTCACCTTACCTGCCGCGTTATTGGCGCATTGAAAGCCGTACAGGGAAAAGAAGGCAAGAAAGGCGTTCGCAACGACCGGTATTTTTGTATACCAGCCGGTTCCATCACCTATTCAACCATCGAAAACATCGATCAACTGGGTAAGGAGCACCATAAACAGATCGAAGAATTTTTTATCAACTACAATAAAGTAGATGGAAAGATATTCAGTTGCCTGGGAACTGCGGATGCGGAGAAGGCGATTAAGATGATAAAAAAAGGCAGTAGGTAG
- a CDS encoding DUF6496 domain-containing protein has product MAKYSKGAGKKVEKAMHEKKEGTLKSGRSGRKVKSRKQAIAIGLSEARKEGARVPKKKSATKKSAAKKRATTARKKSPGKKKSAGKRTTRKKSTSR; this is encoded by the coding sequence ATGGCTAAATATTCAAAAGGTGCAGGTAAAAAAGTAGAAAAGGCTATGCACGAAAAAAAAGAAGGCACATTGAAAAGTGGCAGAAGCGGCCGTAAAGTAAAGAGCCGTAAACAAGCCATTGCCATTGGTTTGTCCGAAGCCCGGAAGGAAGGCGCAAGGGTGCCTAAAAAGAAAAGCGCCACTAAAAAAAGCGCTGCAAAGAAGAGAGCTACAACCGCCAGGAAGAAATCGCCGGGTAAGAAAAAGTCAGCAGGAAAGAGAACGACGAGGAAGAAATCTACAAGTCGTTAA